TGTCGAAGCCCTCCTTGGCGGCATTGTGGTAATCCTTGAGGTGCAGATCCTCGTCCATGTCGACGAAGTTCTTGCCCTTGGGATGGGCCAGGATCGGATAGGGATGGCTCGGCGGCGGGCCCTGCGGCTCGAGCGCCTGGGGTACCTCTTCCACCGCCTTGCCCACCTGAGCGGCGGCCGCCAGCCCGGCCCGCTTGCCGTCCGTAAGCTTGTCGGAGAGGACGTACTGCCCGTTCACCCGGCCGGCCCCGAACACCCCCTCGGGGACGCTGGCGGGCACGAACTGATGCACCCGGGGGTCGTACTGGACCGTGGCGCCGGCCTGGTAGAGCAGGTTCAGGGCCGGAGTCCAGCCGGTACTCATGAGAAGACCGTCGCACTCGATGCGCTCGCCGGCGCTCCAGTCATCCGGCCGCTCCGTCCGGAACCGGGCGAGAGTGACCGCGGAGAGGGTTCCGTCCGAACCGGCGTGGGCCTCTCCGACGGCATGGCCCTTGTAGATGGGGATCCGGGCCTTGGCGACCTGGTCCGCGAGGTCGGAGCCCTCCCCTTCCTCGCGGAGGTCGGCGATTCCCGCCACGTCCACCCCGGCCTCGGCCATGTCCAGCGCGGCCCGATAACCGTCCGCGTTCGCTGCAACCACCACCAGCCGCTTGCAAGGCTTTACGGAATAGAGCTGCACCAGCCGCTGCGCGGCGGAGGCCAGCATGACCCCGGGGAGGTCATTATTGCGGAAGACCGTTGGCTGCTCCCAGCTGCCGGTGGCGACCACCACCGAGCCTGCCCGCATCTTGGTCAGGAACTGGTCGTCCACCAGCGGGACCCAGTGATCGCTGTAATAGCCGGCGGCCATGGTTCCGGTGCGGATTTCCAGGCCCTCCGTCTGCTCGGCCTGCTCCAGCAGCTCGGCCCGGCGCTGCGCCACCACCGGATCGTTGGCGCCCTGAAAGTTGAGGGTCCCGCCGGCGTAGGGGTTCTCGTCCACCACCACCGTGCGGGCGCCCGTCTGCGCCGCAGCGATCCCGGCGGACAGGCCGCTGGGTCCGGCACCCACCACAAGCACGTCGCAGAAGTCGTAGCGCTTGTCGGCCCAGGTGCGAGTACCCGCGGTGTTGAGGGTGCCGAGGCCGGCCATCTCGCGGATCCGACGCTCCCACATGGGGAACAGTCGCTTGGGCGTATGGAAGGCCTTGTAGTAGAAGCCCACCGGCATGAGCTTGGAGAAGTTGTTCACCCACCGGTTGCGGTCCTTGGCCACGCCGCCGCTGGTGTTCACCGCGGTGAGGTTCTGGCCCTCCCGGATGGGCGTGACGTCGCCGCGGATGTTGAGGGTCTCCCCGTCATCCACCATCACGTTCACGTCATGGTTGGCCAGACTGAGGATTCCGCGCGGCCTGTGGTATTTGAAGCTTCGACCCAGGATCCGTACCCCGTTCGCCCACAGGGCGGTGGTAATGGTGTCCCCGGCGTAACCGGTGTAGCTTTTTCCTTCGAAGTGGAAGGTCACCGGACGGCTGCGGTCGATGCGCTCGTTCGGGTTCGAAGACAGGCGTTCGGCCATGCCAAATGCTCCCTGGACGGATTGCTCTAGGGGAGATAGCTCCGGATGAATTTGTCCGCCGCGGTATCCCGTTCAGCCACGAACCAGGTGCCGCTGGCGTTGTGGTACCACCACTCCTTCTGCACGCCCGGTGCGCCGTCGTGCCCGTAGACGTAGTGCATCCACTCCTCATCGGTGCACTGCTGCGGGTCGGGCATTTCTTCCACCGGGCCGCCGTAGGCGAACTCCGAAGCGGGCCGCCAGCCGTTCAACGGACAAGGAACCAGTTTCATGATCAGTGCCCCACAGATGCTGCGGCCCGTTCTCCCATCAGCCGGTTCTCGGTGAACCGGGACAGGCGGAAGGGCTCGATGAGCTCGGGTACGCGGTCGGTGGCTACCAGCTCGGACATGGTCTTGCCGCTCACCGGTGTCGCCTTGAAGCCCCAGGTGCCCCAGCCGGAATCCAGGTAGAACCCTTCGACCGGGGTCTTACCCATGATGGGCGCGAAATCCGGCGTGATATCGGCCATGCCCGCCCACTGGCGGACCACCTTCAGCTCGGAGGTGAAGGGGAACAGGTCCAGGGCGTTGTCGATGAGGCCTTCGGTGAAATCCAGGCTGGACCGTGTGGAGTGCAGCTCGTAGGGATCCAGGGAGGAGCCCATCACCAGCTCCCCGCGGGAGGACTGGTTGATGTAGGTATGCAGGGTTCCGGACACGATGATGGTATCCAGCCACGGCTTGTGCGGCTCGGACACCGCGGCCTGCAGGGGCCGGATCTGGATGGGCGTGGAGAACCCGGCCATCTCCGTGAGGCGGGGCGTGAAGCCGGCCACCGCGCACAGCACCTTTTTCGTGTTGATCGTCCCGCGGTTGGTCTCCACCCCGGTCACCCGGCCGGATTCGATGTTGATCCCGGTGACCTCGGTCTTCTGGTGGATCTCCGCGCCGCGCAGCGAGGCGCCCTTGCCGTAGCCCCAGGCCACCGCGTCGTGGCGGGCGATGGCTCCGGGGGCGTGGTAGAGGGCGCCCATCACCGGCATCTCCCCGCCGCATTCCAGATTCATCTCGGGGACATCCCGGCGGATCTCGTTGGGGTAGACCACCTCGCTATCCACGTCGAAATGCTTGTTCACCTCGGCGCGCCACCGCATGGTGTTCAGCGACCCTTCCGTATGGGCCAGGGTGTAGTGCCCGCGGGTGGAGTAGAAGATGTTGAGGTCGAAATCCTGGGAAAGGTCCTGGAAAAGGCGCACACTTTTATCGTAGAATTGCACCCCTTCAGGCGTCAGGTAATTGGAGCGGACGATCGTGGTATTCCGCCCGGTGTTGCCGCCGCCGATATACCCCTTTTCCAGGACCGCCACGTTGGTGATGCCGTGATCCTTGGCGAGATAGTAGGCGGCGGCCAGACCGTGCCCCCCGCCTCCGATGATCACCACGTCGTAGCTGTCCTGTAGCTCATCCGGAGTGTTGAACATCCGCGGTTCGGGATGATCCTTGTACATCGCGAACCGTAATAGTTGATGTGCCATAGTGGCTTCCTAGTCCGGAATTGACCCAAAGGTTCGAATTCGTTTTCGGGCTCAGCCCTTGGCTTTTCGCCCTCGCCGCACTGTTCAACTTTTCATATTTGGTTTTAAAAAAAATCTAACTTTGGGCGTAGGCCGGTTATACCTTTGAGGGTATATCCCGCACTGCCGGGGAATTCGGGGCTTCAGGCAAGGTTGGAAAAGCGGGAAGCAGGGGCGCCGGGAGAGGAAGGAAAACGGATACGCCGGCCTGCGGAGCCGAGGACCGGCCGGTGCTTCGATGCCGCACGGAAGGCGCGGGGCACAGCGGCGGAAGGCGGGCCCCGCAGTCCGCGGAAGGCGGATCTACAGTCGGGTGAGCAAACCTGGAGAAATGGCGGGCTCTATTCCGCTGGGCGCCTCCGCCGCAGTGACATCAAAGCGAAGTAGGACATACCCACGCCTGATCCCACCAGGGCCCCGCCGACCCCATAGAGCCAGGGGGCCGCGCCTCCCGACCCGAAGAAGACCACCAGGGCGATGGTCATTCCCGTATAGCTCAGCAGGTTTCCGACCACGATTCTGCGCTTCAGCATCCTCTCGCCTTGCTCCCCTTCGGGGATGGTGCGTGCCATTCACGCCTCCTCGTTGCTCACCACACTCGGGGGCACTGAGGCGATCTTCGCCTCGGCGGGGCCGGCCTTCACCGCGCGGATGGCCTCCATGACCCCGCTGCACTCCGTGGACATTATGGCCGCTCCCGTAACGGAAAGTGCAAGCCCCAGCAGGAAATTCCACAACAGCCATATCATGGGCCACCAGCTGAGGCCAGCCTTCAGGTGTGCCCAGACCGGATACTCCATGAACCGAATCAGGCCCGGCACGATCGGTAACAGCCAGTAGGCCGGCTCCCGCCCCCCCGCCGTGCAGGGTCACCAGGATTCCCAGCCCGGCCCGCGGGCTGATCTTGTCGGTGCACCGCGCCCGGGCCGGGAGGGCGGTGAACATGGGCCCGCTATAGCCAATTGGATTATTACTGTTCAGCCGCCCCGGAGAAGAGGTTTAGGACGCCGATTCCGCTAATAATGAGGAATATGCCCAAGAGGGCTGGTCCATCCAACCGCTCCTCGTAGAGGACGACACCGACCAGGGCCACCAGGATAATGCCCATGCCACACCAGATTGCATAAGAAAAACCAAGGGCCAAATACTTCAGGGCCAGGGAGAGGAAAAAGAAGGAAAAAGCGTAGCCCAGCACCACGATTACGGAAGGTAGTACCTGGGTAAATCCTTGCGAGGCCTTTAGGGCCGAAGTGCCCGTAACTTCACCTATGATTGCCAAAGCCAAATAGAGGTATGGCACCGGGGCTATCTCCTGTATACGCCGCGTTGGAGCCGAAATGGGCCATGAGGCCACCCGGGAGCCCGGCGGGCAAGTACCATTTGGAGATACCCCGCACGCGTATCCGCGATAGAGGTCATATCCCGCCTTTCCATTAGCCGATACAAAAAAGGGGGCCGTACGGCCCCCTGAGCATGCCCTTCGCGCAAAGCGAAAGGATCTTCCGGCATCTCACTACTCGAAATGCGGCCGGAGCTCCTCGGCGATATCGAAGATATCGGCGACCACCCCGTACTTGGCCACGCTGAAGATGGGCGCCTCGGGGTCCGTATTGACGGCCACGATGCTGTCCACATGCTTCATGCCGGCCTGGTGCTGCACGGAGCCGGAGATGCCCAGCGCCAGGTAGAACTTGCAGTTGCTGGCGGTGGTTCCGGACTGCCCCACCTGGTGGGCCTTCGGCAGCCAGCCGTTGTCGGCGATGGGACGGGAGCAGCCGAGGGCCGCGCCGATCTCCTCCGCCAGCTCGGAGAACTGCTCCACGTTCTCCTCGTCGGAGATGCCCCGGCCGATGGACATGATGAATTCTTCCTGGCTCAGGTCCACGCCGCCGCCGGACTCCGGCTCGATGAAGCGCTTGTGCTCGGAGCGCGGCGTCACGTCGGGGGCCTCCGCCGTGGTCACCTCGGCGCTACCGGATTCCTCCACCACCGGATGCTCACCGGAGCGGACGGTCAGGACCACCGCGTCCTTGCCGGGGAAGCCCACTTCCATGTGCACCTTCTCGCCGTAGCCCGGGCGCACGGCGACCACTTCACCGCCGTCCACCTTGGTCTCTAGCACGTCGCTGGCGAAGCCGTAGCCATTAGCGGCCGCCAGGGTGGGCGCGTAGCCCCAGCCGTCCACGGAATGGGGCGTCATCACCACGGAAGCGCCCTTTTCCGCCACCAGCTTCTGGAGGGCGGCCTCCCAGACATCCGGCTGGAATTCGGCAACGGAAACCGGGACCTGGACGATCTCGTCCACGCCGGCCAGATTGACCTGGTCCGAAAAGGCGCTCGGGTCCTGGGCGATCACCGCCACCATCAGGGGGCCACCCAGCCCCTCCTTGAGCCCGTTCGCCAATCCCACGAGCTCCGGCACGGAATCGCTCAGCTCTCCTTGCCGGTGCTCGGCAACCACGAGAATCCCACTCACGATGCGGCTCCTTTGAATTCCTTGATAATTTCGGCCAACCGGGCGGCCTGCTCGGCCGGGGTTCCTTCGATCATCTCGGCCTGACCCTTCTCCGGCACGTAGACCTTCCGGACTTGGGAAAGGGACCCGCTGGCGCCCATTTCATCCTCGGAAAGGCCCAGATCCGCAGGGGAGTATTCATCGATAGGCCGGCTCTTCGCCTGTTTGATCCCCTTCAGGGAGGCGTACCGAGGATCGTTGATACCCAGCTGAATGGTCATGACGGCGGGCACCTGGACCTCCACCTCTTCCTCCAGGCCGCCTTCCAGCTCGCGGCGCACCGTTGCGGTGCCGGCGCCCGGGGTGTAGTCCAGGTTGTTCACCACCGCCGCGTGCGGCCAGCCGAGCAGCGCCGCCACCTGCATGCCGGTCTGGGCGAAGGCCTGGTCCGAGGACTGCACGCCGGCGAATACCAGATCGGGCTTTTCCTGCTCCACGAACTTGGCGATGGCCCGGGCGATGGCCATGGGGTCGGCACCTTCCATGGCGTCGTCCCAGATCCGCACGGCGCGGTCAGCGCCCTTGGCCATGCAGGTGCGGAGGGCGTCTTCGGCGTCATCGTCTCCCACGGTCAGGGCGATGACCTCCACTTCCTGCCCCTCGTTGGCCTCCTTGATCTGGAGGGCCTCCTCGAGGGAATAATCGTCCCACTCGTTTATGTCGTACTCACAGAAATCGTGGTCGACATCCAGCTCGTCCTCCTGCAGCTCGAATTCCTCGTCGAGCGTTGCCACCTGCTTCACAGGGACAAGAATCTTCATGACTTAAGTCCTCATTGGTCGTATTTCTCAATCCAAATAAACGCCATTCACTCTGCGGGACCGTTCAGGAGGCCTGGACCTCCCTGGCCAGGCGGTTGGCCGCAATGAACCGGACCTGGGGCTCCGGATCCTCCAGGAGCTCGAGCAGATCCGCCCGTTCCAGGGCGGGGTGCTGCACGAGGGTGGCCCGGTTGATGGGATAGGGATCCTCCTTGAGCAGCCCGAGGATCCGCGGCGGCGCTCCCTTGTTCAGGATCACGGCCCGGCGGACATCGCTGTCGGCATGCCGGGCGATTCGCTCCAGCAGCGCTTCCGGGGTATGGGGGTTGCGCCCCACCCCGGAGATCACGTCGATGTCCGAGTCCTGGCCCAGTGCCTCCACCAGCTCCTCCGGGAGGTCCGTGCGGAAGGCCACTCCGGCGCGCACCCAGGATTCCGGATCCCGGGCCAGCTCCGCGAGCAGATCGCCCGGGCATGCGCTGTTGCGCGTGACGGCCCGCCGAACCTCCAGCTCCGAATCCCGGGCGAGGCGCTCCAGGATTTCCCGGGCGGCCTCCGGATTCCGGGCGATCCACCTGCGCACCCAAGAATCCTCATCCCGCGAGAAGCGTTCCATGATCTGGGGATCCAGGCCCTTGCGCTGGGCCTCGGCCCGACGCACGGAGCGCGACGGATCCTCGGCGAGCTGCCGGTGCTCCTCGTCCGTCAGCGTGGATCCCTTGGCGGCGGCCGCCCGGACCCCGGGGTCGGGGTCCAGGAGCAGCCGAACCACCTCGTCCTGGGTCAGCGCGGGGTTTTCGGCCAGTTTGCGCCGGATCACCGCCTCGGGGTGATGCAACGCCTGATGCCGGAGGTGCTCCGGACAGCGGGGATGGGCGGCCACCTCCGCCTGCACGTACAAGTCCTGCAGCCGCCAGAGCCGGATCAGCAGGTCCACGTCGCAGTTGGGATTGGAGGCGACGGCCTTGCACTCCAGTGGCGCCCCGGCAGCGAACACGTACTTCAGGATGCTCCGGGGAAGGCTCGGATTCCCGCATACCGCCTTGCGGACCTCCGGATCGGAGCGGAACGGCAGCTCCTCGATCAGCTCCGGCGTGGCGTTGCCGTGTGCCGCCAAAGCCACCGCGAGCCCCTCCCCGTCCGCCTCATGGAAAAGGTATTCCAGGGCCTCCGGGGGCGTCCTGGGATTCCGGGCGAGCCGTGCCCGGATCTTCGGCTCGTCGAGCCGGGCCAGGGCCCCGAGGACCGAAGGCGGCGTGTACGGCGCCCCGGCGAACTGGATGCGCTGCCGCCGGCTGGCGAACAGCACCTTTTCCAGCTCCTCCCGCGTGGAGCCCTCCGCGTACGGGTGGAAAGCGAGGGCCAGATAAGGGTCCCCGCTTTCCGCTCCCCGGCGGATCAGGTCCGCTAGCGTCGGCGCTTCAGGCATGGAGATCACCTGCCCTCAAGGCGCCGGGGATTCCTTGGTCGCCTCGGGGCTCTCGCCCGAGCCGGAATCCGAGCCCTGATCGGCATCTTCCTCGTCCACCCCGAGATCCATGCTCTCTTCCACCAGCTCGATAAGCTCTTTCACCTCGAACTGGTCCTCGAAGCCCGCGGTCTTGCGGCCGTCCTCGAGCATGTTCATGCACTTGGGGCAGCTCACCATCAGCACGTCGAGACCTTCGATGCCGCCGGCTTCCCGCACCCGGTTCTCGTTGATCTTGGGCTGATCCGGCGGATCGGGGATCCAGATCCGGCCTCCCCCGGCCCCGCAGCAGAAGGAGTTGTCCCGGGAGCGCTCCATTTCCACCAGCTCCGCGCCGAGGGACTGAACGGCCTCCCGCGGGGGATCGAAGCCCTTGTTGAAGCGGCCCAGGTGGCAGGGATCGTGGAAGGTCACGCGATAATCCAGGCGCTTCTTCAGCGGAATATCGCCGTTGCTCAGCATCCGGTTGATCATGGCGCTGGCGTGCTCGATCTCGTAATTCCCGCCGAACTCCGGGTACTCGTTCCGGATGGTGTTGTAGGAGTGGGGATCGGTGGTGACGATCCGCTTGAAATCGCACTCCTCGAGGGTCTCGATGTTGGTCTCCGCCAGGTGCTGGTAGAGGCCTTCCTCGCCCACGCGCCGGATATCGTTGCCGGCCGTCATCTCCTTCTCGTAGAGGATGCCGAAATCCACCCCGCACTCGTGGAGGATCCGGGCGAAGGACTGCGAGACCTGCTGGTAGCGGGGATCGAAGGAGGCGAAATCGCCCACGAACCAGAGCACGTCCACCGGTTCCTTGCTGGCGTCCTTGATCTTGAAGTCCAGCTTCTTGGTCCAGGCGGGGCGCTTGCGCTTGGTCTCGCCCAGGGAGTTGCCCCGCTTCTGCACGTTCTGGAGGGTGGTCTGGATCATGGAATCCATCTCCCCCTCCTCCACCAGGGCACGGCGCATCTGCATGATCATGGGCACGTGCTCGATGGAGACCGGGCAGATCTCGGTGCAGGCGCCGCAGGCGCGGCAGGACCACAGGGTCTCGGGGCGCACCTGGTTCTCGCCCTCGCCGATGATGGCGAGCTGCTCCTCGTCCTCGGGGACCGTCCAGCCCTCCAGGCTGTTGTGGCTGTGCTCCCGAAGGGTGAGCACCACGTCACGCGGCGACAGCGGATAGCCGGTGGCACGCGCCGGGCAGGCCTCGTGGCACTTGCCGCACTTGGTGCAGGCGTCCACGTTCAGCAGGTCCTTCCAGGAGAGGTCCGTGATCTTGGAGTAGCCGAGCTTCTCCGCTTCCATGTCCCCCATGGGCAGCCGCTGCACGGGCTTGGGGTCGCGCATGGTCATGGACCCGAGCACGGTGAAGATGTGCTTGGCCTTGGTGTAGGGAATCAGGCCGATAAAGGCCAGAGCCATGAGTCCG
This window of the Thiohalorhabdus sp. Cl-TMA genome carries:
- a CDS encoding 2Fe-2S iron-sulfur cluster-binding protein, encoding MAERLSSNPNERIDRSRPVTFHFEGKSYTGYAGDTITTALWANGVRILGRSFKYHRPRGILSLANHDVNVMVDDGETLNIRGDVTPIREGQNLTAVNTSGGVAKDRNRWVNNFSKLMPVGFYYKAFHTPKRLFPMWERRIREMAGLGTLNTAGTRTWADKRYDFCDVLVVGAGPSGLSAGIAAAQTGARTVVVDENPYAGGTLNFQGANDPVVAQRRAELLEQAEQTEGLEIRTGTMAAGYYSDHWVPLVDDQFLTKMRAGSVVVATGSWEQPTVFRNNDLPGVMLASAAQRLVQLYSVKPCKRLVVVAANADGYRAALDMAEAGVDVAGIADLREEGEGSDLADQVAKARIPIYKGHAVGEAHAGSDGTLSAVTLARFRTERPDDWSAGERIECDGLLMSTGWTPALNLLYQAGATVQYDPRVHQFVPASVPEGVFGAGRVNGQYVLSDKLTDGKRAGLAAAAQVGKAVEEVPQALEPQGPPPSHPYPILAHPKGKNFVDMDEDLHLKDYHNAAKEGFDNIELLKRYSTNGMGPSQGKHSNMNAVRILSRIRGEPIDQVGTTTARPYYHPVPFKHLAGRRFRAVRVSALHSKHKSMRADEFLRAGAWLRPAYYAGSGAGRDGAITAEVNQIRNAVGIIDVSPLGKIEVNGSDAPEFLDRFFTGKYSSLQVGRSSLCLQCDEAGVVTADGLVGRLAEDRFYVTVGTTHSSGVYQEMQQCAIEWGMSDLWMVNVTGQFAGLNLAGPYARRVLEGLTDVNLDEEQFPFPHFREGTIAGVRGRLLRSGFVGELSYEVHVPSQWAQHVLDRLLEAGAPYGIQACGLEAQRVLRLEKGINIVGVDSDPLTDPFMLGMSWAVKMEKPFFIGQRSLQMLQDRPKERQLAGFSLPEGYSGALPKECNLVLDGNEITGRVTSIAHSPTLGKPIGLCYLAPHQAEPGTQIPIKLGDGSRVTATVESIPFYDPKNTRQKVDPEPLSGGATEAVTQ
- a CDS encoding sarcosine oxidase subunit delta, with product MKLVPCPLNGWRPASEFAYGGPVEEMPDPQQCTDEEWMHYVYGHDGAPGVQKEWWYHNASGTWFVAERDTAADKFIRSYLP
- a CDS encoding FAD-dependent oxidoreductase codes for the protein MAHQLLRFAMYKDHPEPRMFNTPDELQDSYDVVIIGGGGHGLAAAYYLAKDHGITNVAVLEKGYIGGGNTGRNTTIVRSNYLTPEGVQFYDKSVRLFQDLSQDFDLNIFYSTRGHYTLAHTEGSLNTMRWRAEVNKHFDVDSEVVYPNEIRRDVPEMNLECGGEMPVMGALYHAPGAIARHDAVAWGYGKGASLRGAEIHQKTEVTGINIESGRVTGVETNRGTINTKKVLCAVAGFTPRLTEMAGFSTPIQIRPLQAAVSEPHKPWLDTIIVSGTLHTYINQSSRGELVMGSSLDPYELHSTRSSLDFTEGLIDNALDLFPFTSELKVVRQWAGMADITPDFAPIMGKTPVEGFYLDSGWGTWGFKATPVSGKTMSELVATDRVPELIEPFRLSRFTENRLMGERAAASVGH
- a CDS encoding DMT family transporter, with protein sequence MPYLYLALAIIGEVTGTSALKASQGFTQVLPSVIVVLGYAFSFFFLSLALKYLALGFSYAIWCGMGIILVALVGVVLYEERLDGPALLGIFLIISGIGVLNLFSGAAEQ
- a CDS encoding electron transfer flavoprotein subunit alpha/FixB family protein, which translates into the protein MSGILVVAEHRQGELSDSVPELVGLANGLKEGLGGPLMVAVIAQDPSAFSDQVNLAGVDEIVQVPVSVAEFQPDVWEAALQKLVAEKGASVVMTPHSVDGWGYAPTLAAANGYGFASDVLETKVDGGEVVAVRPGYGEKVHMEVGFPGKDAVVLTVRSGEHPVVEESGSAEVTTAEAPDVTPRSEHKRFIEPESGGGVDLSQEEFIMSIGRGISDEENVEQFSELAEEIGAALGCSRPIADNGWLPKAHQVGQSGTTASNCKFYLALGISGSVQHQAGMKHVDSIVAVNTDPEAPIFSVAKYGVVADIFDIAEELRPHFE
- a CDS encoding electron transfer flavoprotein subunit beta/FixA family protein; the protein is MKILVPVKQVATLDEEFELQEDELDVDHDFCEYDINEWDDYSLEEALQIKEANEGQEVEVIALTVGDDDAEDALRTCMAKGADRAVRIWDDAMEGADPMAIARAIAKFVEQEKPDLVFAGVQSSDQAFAQTGMQVAALLGWPHAAVVNNLDYTPGAGTATVRRELEGGLEEEVEVQVPAVMTIQLGINDPRYASLKGIKQAKSRPIDEYSPADLGLSEDEMGASGSLSQVRKVYVPEKGQAEMIEGTPAEQAARLAEIIKEFKGAAS
- a CDS encoding HEAT repeat domain-containing protein — its product is MPEAPTLADLIRRGAESGDPYLALAFHPYAEGSTREELEKVLFASRRQRIQFAGAPYTPPSVLGALARLDEPKIRARLARNPRTPPEALEYLFHEADGEGLAVALAAHGNATPELIEELPFRSDPEVRKAVCGNPSLPRSILKYVFAAGAPLECKAVASNPNCDVDLLIRLWRLQDLYVQAEVAAHPRCPEHLRHQALHHPEAVIRRKLAENPALTQDEVVRLLLDPDPGVRAAAAKGSTLTDEEHRQLAEDPSRSVRRAEAQRKGLDPQIMERFSRDEDSWVRRWIARNPEAAREILERLARDSELEVRRAVTRNSACPGDLLAELARDPESWVRAGVAFRTDLPEELVEALGQDSDIDVISGVGRNPHTPEALLERIARHADSDVRRAVILNKGAPPRILGLLKEDPYPINRATLVQHPALERADLLELLEDPEPQVRFIAANRLAREVQAS
- a CDS encoding heterodisulfide reductase-related iron-sulfur binding cluster encodes the protein MTSTTNSDTEAITRILFRDFAPWQTITFYIVAIAAIAVFFFGCFLLIRKYRRGAPLEATGVGARLWAMVKDVATHRPVKRRAEKTGRSHASIFYGFLLLFIGTSTITLNYDITRPLFGINFWQGDFYLWFSLVMDVAGVALIAGLIYMMYRRKIIAPKPRLDYTRPDRSPEDSDYDRSYYRWEDWAFLWLLILIGITGFVLEGARLVWLSNDPMVWDYRWWSPVGAVVAHVMQGVGMSPEVGGAMRMNSWWIHGLMALAFIGLIPYTKAKHIFTVLGSMTMRDPKPVQRLPMGDMEAEKLGYSKITDLSWKDLLNVDACTKCGKCHEACPARATGYPLSPRDVVLTLREHSHNSLEGWTVPEDEEQLAIIGEGENQVRPETLWSCRACGACTEICPVSIEHVPMIMQMRRALVEEGEMDSMIQTTLQNVQKRGNSLGETKRKRPAWTKKLDFKIKDASKEPVDVLWFVGDFASFDPRYQQVSQSFARILHECGVDFGILYEKEMTAGNDIRRVGEEGLYQHLAETNIETLEECDFKRIVTTDPHSYNTIRNEYPEFGGNYEIEHASAMINRMLSNGDIPLKKRLDYRVTFHDPCHLGRFNKGFDPPREAVQSLGAELVEMERSRDNSFCCGAGGGRIWIPDPPDQPKINENRVREAGGIEGLDVLMVSCPKCMNMLEDGRKTAGFEDQFEVKELIELVEESMDLGVDEEDADQGSDSGSGESPEATKESPAP